The genomic region ATTACTTATTTTTCTAGAATTAGTCGTAAATGGATGTCGCGATCATAATTACCAAAGGATTTTCCAAAGATATTAACACCACCAACATGCTTAGCCTGATCCTTTACTTCAATACGTAGTTTAATGGAATGATGATCTTTGATATTCAAATCCTTCAAACAAACATTTGATATTTGTTTACCATCAATGAAGGAACCTGATTTAGCAACACTCCAGGTTTTGAGTAATCCGTATTGTGATCCTTCGAGCTTCCACCAATCGGGAGTAAACTTACCTCTCTTATCACCAAAATCACCTGGAGAGGTCCAACAGCCTATTTCTACGTTGTTAATACTCACATAAATATCTGAAGGCCAATTGGTGTTAGTCCCTGGAACTTCAGAAGAAAGCTCTAAAGTAAATTCAAGAGCTTCCAGTTCTCTACTTTCATATAAAGAATTATTAGGGAATTTATACTCAACATATCCTGATTGAAACCAAAGAAGACTGGCTTTTACCCTTTCCGCCTCATGAAAGGAAGCTGGCACATCTAGATATCCGATCATATTTTGAGCAGAGCACAAGCCACAGGGCGGACTAACATTGAAATCAGTGTATAAACCAATAGGCATTTCCATATCAATAGTATTCTGTGCTGTGTCTTCTGATTCTATTTCAAAGGTAATCAAGATTTCATCGTATAGAGCTTTACAGATTTTCTGGCTCCCTTTAGTAGCTTTTTGGGAATAGGTTTCTATGAGACCAGCTTCTTCCATATTCGCCACATTAAAAGCTGCTGTAGAAGCAGGTATATGAAGTGTATCAGCAATCTCACGTACATTCATGGATTGATTACGCAGCAGATCATATATTGCTAGTCTCACTTCTGAGG from Spirochaeta cellobiosiphila DSM 17781 harbors:
- a CDS encoding ArsR/SmtB family transcription factor produces the protein MSKQRLLVINPKQDSKALIALSSEVRLAIYDLLRNQSMNVREIADTLHIPASTAAFNVANMEEAGLIETYSQKATKGSQKICKALYDEILITFEIESEDTAQNTIDMEMPIGLYTDFNVSPPCGLCSAQNMIGYLDVPASFHEAERVKASLLWFQSGYVEYKFPNNSLYESRELEALEFTLELSSEVPGTNTNWPSDIYVSINNVEIGCWTSPGDFGDKRGKFTPDWWKLEGSQYGLLKTWSVAKSGSFIDGKQISNVCLKDLNIKDHHSIKLRIEVKDQAKHVGGVNIFGKSFGNYDRDIHLRLILEK